In Malaclemys terrapin pileata isolate rMalTer1 chromosome 10, rMalTer1.hap1, whole genome shotgun sequence, the following are encoded in one genomic region:
- the LOC128844290 gene encoding cytochrome c oxidase assembly protein COX19 gives MSTAMTFGSKSFTPRPPDKGAFPLDHFGECKGFKEAFMKCLRENSFENALCRQESKEYLECRMERQLMAKEPLEKLGFKDLIDEKSEAKHKQL, from the exons ATGTCCACGGCCATGACCTTCGGGAGCAAGAGCTTCACGCCGCGGCCGCCGGACAAGGGCGCCTTCCCCCTGGATCACTTCG GTGAATGTAAAGGATTTAAAGAGGCATTCATGAAGTGTCTGAGAGAGAATAGCTTTGAGAATGCTTTGTGCAGACAGGAATCAAAGGAATATTTAGAATGCAGAATGGAGAG gcaACTTATGGCTAAGGAACCATTGGAAAAATTGGGATTCAAAGACCTAATAGATGAGAAATCAGAAGCAAAGCATAAACAATTATAA